Part of the Halorhabdus utahensis DSM 12940 genome, TACGCCGATATGAGCGATAGCTCATTCGCCGAGCCAGCGGCGGACCCAGCAGCCGAAATCGAGGGGTGTTCCCGGTATATCATCGACAATCTGGGCCAGGAAGACGTCTGGACGATGGCTGCTCCATTCGGCGACACCGGCTGGAGTGAGCCGGCCAAGCAGTCCGATCTCTTCCTCAATCGTGGGGTCGGTGGCGGGGCCGTCGCTCCCAATGACGACACTGACCCGTACAACCTGCCGTGTTACATGGCCCAGGAGGGCGACACTGCCGGGACCTTCACCGATCTGATAGACAATGCACGGGACAACGGTGAGTGGCAAATCTTCCTGTTTCATACGATCGCTCCGACCGACGAGGTGTGGTACGCGCCAGTCGAAGTCGACGCGATCATCGACAGTATCGAGCACGCCAAATCCACCGGCGACGTCTGGATCGACACGCTTGCCACCGTCGGCGCGTACTGGCGCGGCCAGCAGATACTGGAATCCGCCGACGTCACGGAGTCCGACGGGGAAACCGTTTGGTCGTGGACACTGTCCGAGTCGTTCCCGGCCGGTCGCCACGTCCGTGTGACCGTCGACGGCGGGACGCTCTCCCAGAACGGCACGGAACTGGAGTGGAACTCCCACGGGTATTACGAGGTCGCGCTGGACGAGGAGTCCCTGACGCTGTCGGCATAGGGAATCCGAGCCGACGGTTCACGATGGCTGGCGGCCCAGGTCGAACCGTCAATACCCGACCGCCCCTCTATACAGATGAGCGATATCGACGAGGCGGTTGAACGCGACCCACTCCGCGAGCAATTCGAGCAGGATCGAAAGAAGCGCGGGACA contains:
- a CDS encoding polysaccharide deacetylase family protein — protein: MSDQDTGERTTVDRRRFLTIAGATGLAALAGCEEDTTTEGGETPTETSKPSDTETDTETEADTETEAETADETETETETEAETDTETEPELDPEVPQSANGPLAPLPTPDRNEVPKPAGDAGGLEVLDWAGFEGAVTYTYDDGQPSNLEHYSALAKTEMNMTFYLTSNVNFDGYEGGWTLAAQDGHELGNHTVSHPYADMSDSSFAEPAADPAAEIEGCSRYIIDNLGQEDVWTMAAPFGDTGWSEPAKQSDLFLNRGVGGGAVAPNDDTDPYNLPCYMAQEGDTAGTFTDLIDNARDNGEWQIFLFHTIAPTDEVWYAPVEVDAIIDSIEHAKSTGDVWIDTLATVGAYWRGQQILESADVTESDGETVWSWTLSESFPAGRHVRVTVDGGTLSQNGTELEWNSHGYYEVALDEESLTLSA